The genome window TGGCGCTTGATGACTTCCTTCAGGAGGAACAGATAGCGGTTCTCCTCTTCATCGGCACCCGGGAAATGTCTCTGCAAGGTGTAGTCTGCCAGCGTCTGCAAATCCTCCAGCGTTCCCCACTTTGCAGCGAATTGAAAGGTGCCGACGCGTATGTGGCTGGCAGCTACACGGGTCAGGACTGCGCCGGGCAGATACCTTTCCCGGATGATGGACTCTCCTGTTGTCACGACTGCCAGACTGCGAGTAGTGGGAATCCCGAGGGCGTGCATGGCTTCGCTGATGATGTATTCCCGCAGCATCGGTCCCAGTGCCGCTCGGCCATCGCCTCTGCGGGAGTACGGTGTTCGGCCAGCGCCCTTCAGCTGAATGTCAAAACGCTCGCCCAAAGGGGTGATCTGCTCGCCCAGCAGCACCGCCCGGCCGTCGCCTAGCATGGTAAAATGCCCGAATTGATGCCCTGCGTATGCTTGTGCCAAAGGCTCAGCTCCATCCGGGATCTGGTTGCCGGCAAAAACTTCAGCGCCCTCCTGACTTTGCAGAACCTGCGGGTTCAACCCCAAGGCGGTTGCCAGTGGGCGATTCAAAGCAACCAGCTTGGGCTCCTGCACGGGGTTCGGGTTTTGCCAGGAATAGAGCGATTGGGGCAGCCGGGTGTAACTATTATCGAAATTCCATCCTGTATCTTGCATCCGTTTTTTCTCTGTCATGGCATCTCCTTTTTACCGCGGGCATTTTCACTTTCCAATCTACTGCAGTCATTTTATTGTTTGCTTTTTCCATCTTATTATAACGCGTTGCCAACACTGCTCGTGCACTTCTGTCTGCCCGTTCGTCTATTCCCCAGCAAAAAAAGTCCACCTCTACAGGTAGACTTTTCGCTGCACAGCTTCCATTGTCCTCTTCTAGACTCCGTACCAGTTCAAGCCTTGCTTGCCGAGATCGACCCAGACGCTTTTCGTGTGCGTGTACATATCCATCGCCTGGATGCCCAGCTCCCGGCCAAAACCGCTTTGCTTGGTGCCCCCGAATGGAGTCGTACTGTCGAGCATGCTGTACGTATTGATATAGACAGTTCCTGCCTGCAGACCGCGGGCCATGCGGTGAGCCCGTTTCAAGTCGTTGGTCCAGACTCCGGAAGCCAGGCCGTACGTCGTATCATTGGCGAGGCGGAGCGCGTCCTCCTCATCCTTGAAGCGGATGACGGAAATGACTGGGCCGAAGATCTCCTCCCTCGCGATCGTCATGTCATTCGTGACGTTTTCAAAGATGGTCGGGGAAAAGAAGTAGCCTGTGCCTGCCTGCGGATTGCGTTTGCCGCCCAGCACGAGGCCCGCTCCCTCCTCCAAGCCTTTCTCCACATAATGCTCGATTCTCTCCAGCTGTGCCAGCGATACCTGCGGTCCCATTTGGGTCATCGGGTCCAGCGGATTACCGACTCGGATCGTTTGCGCCTTTTTGCTGAAGGCATCCAGAAAGCGGTCGTAGACACTCTCCTGCACGAACAGGCGCGAGCCGGCAGCGCACACCTGCCCTTGGGCAAAGTAGATGCCGAATAAAGCGCCGTTCACCGCATCCTCGAGCTGGGCATCGGCAAAAACGATATTGGGAGACTTGCCGCCAAGCTCAAGGGAAACCGGCTTGAGATGCTTGCTCGCCGCCTGCATGATGAGTCTGCCCGTCGCTGTCGATCCGGTGAAAGCGATCTTGTCCACATCAGGGTGAGAAGCCAAGGCATCGCCCGTTACGGCACCGAAGCCAGGCACCACATTGATCACGCCATCCGGAATGCCCGCCTCCTGAAAGATCTTCGCCAGCTCCAGTATGCTGATAGGTGTCTGTTCGGCAGGCTTGATGACAATCGTATTTCCAGCTGCAAGGGCAGGCGCCAGCTTCCACATCGCCAGCATGAGCGGGAAATTCCACGGCACGATGGCGCCGATCACGCCAATGGGCTCTCGCAGCGTGTAGTTGAATCGATTTCCCGGAGAAGACAGCGTCTCCCCTTGGACCTTGTTCGCGAGGCCTGCGTAAAATTCCAGCACGTCGATCGTTGCAGGCATGGCGATGTACTTGGTTTCATTGATCGGCAAGCCGTTGTCGCTGGACTCGATCGCCGCCAGTTCGTCCAGCCTCTCCCACATTTTTTGAGCTGCCCGATACAGCAGTCTGCCTCGATCGCTGGGTGCCATCTCTGCCCAAGGCCCAGATTGAAAAGCCTTGCGTGCTGCCTTTACCGCCAGATCGACATCCCCTGCTCCCGCCTCCGCGACGATGCCATTGACTTCCCCCGTCGCTGGATTGAATGATTCAAAGGTCTTGCCTGACAATGCGTTTACCCATTTCCCACCGATGAACAATTGGTAGCTTTGTGCCATTTGTTTCTCCTCCGATTCGTCTATGATTGGCTCCTTGCAAAATTACTCTTCCTCTGGCAGATCCAGGGTTGGTGTCTGATTGAAGAAATTCCACGGCTTCAGCATGGCGTGCACCCACTCCGTCGGCATGATCGGCC of Brevibacillus choshinensis contains these proteins:
- a CDS encoding aldehyde dehydrogenase family protein, which codes for MAQSYQLFIGGKWVNALSGKTFESFNPATGEVNGIVAEAGAGDVDLAVKAARKAFQSGPWAEMAPSDRGRLLYRAAQKMWERLDELAAIESSDNGLPINETKYIAMPATIDVLEFYAGLANKVQGETLSSPGNRFNYTLREPIGVIGAIVPWNFPLMLAMWKLAPALAAGNTIVIKPAEQTPISILELAKIFQEAGIPDGVINVVPGFGAVTGDALASHPDVDKIAFTGSTATGRLIMQAASKHLKPVSLELGGKSPNIVFADAQLEDAVNGALFGIYFAQGQVCAAGSRLFVQESVYDRFLDAFSKKAQTIRVGNPLDPMTQMGPQVSLAQLERIEHYVEKGLEEGAGLVLGGKRNPQAGTGYFFSPTIFENVTNDMTIAREEIFGPVISVIRFKDEEDALRLANDTTYGLASGVWTNDLKRAHRMARGLQAGTVYINTYSMLDSTTPFGGTKQSGFGRELGIQAMDMYTHTKSVWVDLGKQGLNWYGV